Below is a window of Variovorax sp. TBS-050B DNA.
GCCGTCCTGCAGGTCGTCGCGGCCGTCGAAGCGCACCGAGCCCCAGTCGACGAAGGCCACCTTCATCTGGGCTGCCGTGATGCGCGTGAGTTCGTCGTACTGGTCGCGCCGGATCAGCTCCGCGTCGTTGATGTACAGCGCGGGCGTGGCAACCTGCCGCGAAAATCCGGTCAAGATGGGCTCGCGCCCTTCGGATCGCGCCTGCTCGAGCATGGATTTCAGCGTATGGACGAACAGTCTCGCATCGACGTTGCGCCAAGCATCGATCACGCCGTTTTCGATCACAACCCAGCGGCCGCTGCGTGGAAGTCCATTGAATTCGCGGCGCAGGTCTGTCAATAGCGTTCCGGGTATGGAATGGTCGATGAAAGTCAGGTAAGGATGCTTTCTCTGCAGCGCTGCCAGCGGTCTTTCCGCCGTACCGTTATTCGCCATGATGCTGTCCCCATAGACGTCTATTGTGCAGTCGAGCACTGTCATTGACGCAGCCGAAGATGTGGCCGGTGCTGCGACGCTCAGATCGTTAGCTTGAAAGCTTGGCGGCGAAGAGACCGCGGTGGGGCTCGTCCCGCCACCGCCGCCGCAGCCACATAGCGTGAACAATCCGGCGCAGATCAGCGCCACTAGCTTGGATGAGGTCGCGCGGCGAGGCGCGTGCAACGAAGACTGCGTCCCGCGCAGCCTGACTTCTTTGGACATTTTGCTTCCCTGTTGAGCGATTGATTCGCCGGATTTCGGCGCCTCATCGGCCGTGCTTCGAGCGCGCAGCAGACTCTGTGACTTGAGCCTACCAACGCTGTCCGGGAGCGTTCCGGCGTGCAGGGTTGCGGATGCGGATGTTTTTCACGGATGGTGCTGCGAAAATGCAAAGATCCGATCGCGAATCAGTAGGGATTTTTCAATTGCGGCCAGATTCAGGCCCGAGCTTCATGGCTTTGACCACAAGAGCGAGTCGAGGCCGGCGGCAGGCCCTCCACCGTCGCCCGGCATAATTTCCCCCAAAGCTCCAACCGATTTCACCCAAAGAACCATGGCTCAATACGTCTATTCGATGAACCGTGTCAGCAAGACCGTGCCGCCCAAGCGGGCAGATCTTGAAGGACATTTCCCTCTCCTTCTTCCCGGGCGCCAAGATCGGCGTGCTCGGCCTCAACGGCTCGGGCAAGTCCACGCTGCTGAAGATCATGGCCGGCGTCGACAAGGAGATCGAGGGCGAAGCCCTGCCGATGCCGGGCCTCACCATCGGCTACCTGGAGCAGGAGCCCAAGCTCAATCCCGAGCACACCGTGCGCGAGTCGGTCGAGGAATCGATGGGCGCGGTCAATGCGGCCAAGAAGCGCCTCGAGGAGGTGTACGAGCTGTACGCCGCCGAAGACGCCGATTTCGACGCGCTGGCGGCCGAGCAGGCCGAGCTCGAAGCCGTCATTGCCACCGCCGGCACCGATTCCGAGCACCAGCTCGAGATCGCCGCCGACGCGCTGCGCCTGCCGCCGTGGGACGCCAAGATCGGCCTGCTTTCGGGCGGCGAAAAGCGCCGCGTCGCGCTGTGCCGCCTGCTGCTGTCGAAGCCCGACATGCTGCTGCTCGACGAGCCGACCAACCACCTGGACGCCGAATCGGTCGAATGGCTCGAAGTGTTCCTGCAGCGCTTTCCGGGCACCGTGGTGGCCATCACCCACGACCGCTACTTCCTCGACAACGCCGCCGAGTGGATCCTCGAACTGGACCGCGGCCGCGGCATTCCATGGAAGGGCAACTACAGCACCTGGCTGGAGCAGAAGGGCGAGCGCCTGGCGCAGGAGCAGAAGAGCGAGGAAGCCCACGCCAAGGCCCTGAAGAAGGAACTCGAGTGGTCGCGCCAGAACCCCAAGGCGCGCCAGGCCAAGAGCAAGTCGCGCCTGGCCCGCTTCGAGGAGCTGAGCGACGTCGAATACCAGAAGCGCAACGAGACGCAGGAAATCTTCATTCCCGTGGCGGAGCGCCTGGGCAGCCAGGTGATCGAGTTCAAGAACGTCACCAAGTCCTTCGGCGACCGCGTGCTGATCGACAACCTGAGCTTCAACATCCCGGCCGGCGCGATCGTCGGCATCATCGGCCCGAACGGCGCCGGCAAGTCGACGCTGTTCAAGCTGATCGCGGGCAAGGAAACGCCGGATTCGGGCGAGGTCGTGATCGGCCAGACCGTGAAGATGGCCTTCGTCGACCAGACGCGCGATGCGCTGGCCGACCAGAAGACCGTCTGGGAAGACATCTCGAACGGCCTCGACATCATCAACGTCGGCAAATTCCAGATGGCCAGCCGCGCCTATGCGGGCCGCTTCAACTTCAACGGTGCCGACCAGCAGAAGAAGGTCGGCACGCTGTCGGGCGGTGAACGCGGCCGCCTGCACCTGGCCAAGACGCTGATCGCGGGCGGCAACGTGCTGCTGCTGGACGAGCCCTCGAACGACCTCGACGTGGAAACGCTGCGCGCGCTCGAAGACGCCCTGCTCGAATTCGCCGGCAGCGTGCTCGTCATCAGCCACGACCGCTGGTTCCTCGACCGCATCGCCACCCACATCCTCGCGGCCGAAGGCGACAGCCAGTGGACCTTCTTCGACGGCAACTACCAGGAGTACGAAGCCGACAAGAAGAAGCGCCTGGGCGAAGAGGGCGCCAAGCCCAAGCGCATGCGCTACAAGGCCTTGAAGTAGGTCCACCCCCATGCGGCTCACTTCGTGTAGCCGCTCCCCCTCAAAGGGGGCAACACCTGCGGCCCGGCGAAGCCGGTTCCGCGGTGTTCCCGGTTTGGCCGCACCCCGTTCTGAGCGGGTCGGCGCGGGAAGCCGCTCAGGCCGTCTCCGTCGCAGCGCGTGGTTCCTGTCCGGACCGCGCGCTTTTTTCATCGTCCGCCGCGAACACGTCGCGCGCCGCGAAGAGGCCGTTGAGCGCGGCCGGGAATCCCGCGTACACCGCCATCTGCATCATGACCTCGACCACCTCGTCGCGTGTCACGCCCACGTTCAGCGCGGCCTGGATGTGCACCTTCAGCTGCGGCGTGGCATTGCCCATGGCGGTGAGCGCGGCCACCGTCGCGATCTCGCGGGAGCGCAGGTCGAGGCCGGGGCGCGAATAGATGTCGCCGAACGGGAACTCGATCACCAGTCGGCCGAAGTCCGGAGCGATGCCGGCCAGGCTCTCGACCACCTTGACGCCGCCTTCGCCGTCGATCTCATGAAGCTTGGCCAGGCCACGCGCGTAGCGCTGGCTTTCGCCCTGAACCGGGTCTTGCCGTTGTTGTTGTTGTGTGTTCGTCATCGCTCGTCTTTCCTTTCCGGGCCTTGCCCGACAGAGGAGGACGCTCGTTCGTCTTCTCGACCTTGCGGTAGTGGTCGATCTTGAGCGACAGCGCCTGCATGGATTGCTGCAGCGCCGCCACCTTGGCCTGAACCTCGGCCAGATGCCGCTCGAGCATCTCGCGCCGTTCGCCGACGCTGGCGTCCCCCTGGCTTCGAAGCCTGACGAAGGCCTGCATGCCCTGGATGGACATGCCGGTCTCGCGCAGGCGCAACAGGAAGGCCAGCAAGTCCATGTCCGCGCTCGCATAGCGGCGCTGGCCGCCGGGTGCGCGCGGCACCGCGGCGAGCAGGCCGATGCGTTCGTAGTAGCGCAGCGTGTCGGCCGAGAGGCCGGTGCGCCGCGCGACTTCCGCAATGGTCAGTGGGGCTTCCATGGCGTGAATTCTCGAAGTTGGAGCGCGCTCCAGGTCAAGCGGTTTTTGCGGCTTCGGTCGAAGCTGCCGCGCGCGGCGCGAAATCGCCCGGCTGCGGCCAGCGCATCTGCACGCGCTTCTGCACCGTGTGGATGTTGTTGCGCAGCGCATAGAGCTCGTCGGCGTAGGACAGCGGCACCGCCACCTTGTTGACCACGCGGTCGAGCTCGTCGAGCTCCTTCAGCAGCTCGTCGCGCTCGCCCTGCCGCGCATCGACCTTGGCCTCGATGTCGCGCAGCCGCGCGTACCAGCGGAACACGCGCCGCCGCACGCGGAACTGGTAGAGCGGCGGCACCACGCGGCTCAGCGGCAGCATCAGCACCAGCAGGCCGCCGAGCACCAGCCACATGCGTTCGATCAGGTTGCTGGCCCAGAAGGGCAGGTAGCGCTGCCAGAACGGCGGCGTGCCGTTGATCGCCCGGTCGCCCTCGGGGCTCACCGGCAGTTCGCTGGTGCGCGTGTTGGGGAAGTCGCGCGCGCGGTTGAACCAGCCCGCATCGCTGTGCACGCCCTGCGCGGCCTGGGCGAACAGCTGCCGCAGGGCCGAATGCGTGTGCTCGCGCGACAGCAGCGAGGTCGTGGCGGCGAGCAGCGCGACGTCGGACGCGGGCAGGTCGCGCGCGAGGTCGACCACGCCGCGCGGCAGCGTGACCGCCGAGAGGAACGGAAAGCGGCGCGAGTACGCATCGGCCTGGCCGAAGTCCATCAGCTTGATGTCGCCCGCGCGCAGCAGCCGCTGCACCTGCGGCGATTCGGGCGCCGAGGCCAGCACGATCGCATCGAGCAGGCCCGCCTGCAGCGCCTCGGTGGCCGCCGCCTGCTCGAGGTTCGAGAGCTGCATCGCGCCCGCTTCGATGTGGTTGGCGCGGAAGAGCCTGTCCATGATCTCGGGCAGCCCGCTGCCCGGCATGTCGACGTTGACGCGCAGGCCGCGCAGCTGCGTGAGCGAAGTCAGCGTGCCTGTCTTGCGGTCGATCTTCTGCGCGGAATCGGCGCGGTAGAAGAGCCAGATCGGCTCGAAGAACAGGCTGCCGAGCGAGGTGAGGCCGGCTTCCTCGTCGGCCACCGGGTCGGCGCTGCCGCCGCGCACGAAGCCGACGTCGGCGCCGCCGTTGCGCAGCAGCTCCAGGTTCTCCGAGGAGCCCGAGGTCGCCTTCAGTTCGACCTCGATCCCGCTCGCCTTCAGCAGCTCGGCATAGCGCTTGCCGAACTGCGAATAGGCGCTGCCGGTGGGCCCGGTGGCGAGCGTCACATGCCGCGGCGGCTGCGGGTCGAGCCACCAGTAGGCCGCGATCAGCAGGCCGATCACGAGGAAGACGACCGGTCCCGCGGAGGCGATCAGGTCGCGGATGGACAGCAGGATCAGCTTCAGTGTCTTGGGCATCGCCATGGGGAATCAGCCTTTCGCTGCGGCCAGGTCGGCCGCGCAGGGAACATGCAGTTCGCCGACGGTGACCGCGCGCGCGGCCAGCACGGCGCGCAGCGTGGCGCGCGCCACCGCCTCGGCGGCCATGGTGCCGAGCACCGTCATGCCGGGCCGGGCTTCGGCGCCGGGGCCGTCGAGCGGCACGCGGCCGGTGGCGAGCGCGAACAGCGTGTCGCCGTCGCTCATCGTGTGCACCGGGTTGATCGCGCGCGCGAGGCCGTCGTGCGCGACGTTCGCGAGGCGGCTGGCCTGCACCTTCGTGAGCACGGCGTCGGTCGCGACCACGCCGATCGTGGTGTTGGTGCCGGCGAGCAGCGGTCGCGGCGCATCGCCCTGCAGCAGCGCGCGGCGGGTGTCGCGCAGCGCGCGGCCGTCGTCGGTGCGGGCGCCGGCCACGGGCCGCGCGGTGTCGGGGTCGATCACGTCGCCGAGCGCGTTGACCGCGATCAGC
It encodes the following:
- a CDS encoding SGNH/GDSL hydrolase family protein, producing the protein MSKEVRLRGTQSSLHAPRRATSSKLVALICAGLFTLCGCGGGGGTSPTAVSSPPSFQANDLSVAAPATSSAASMTVLDCTIDVYGDSIMANNGTAERPLAALQRKHPYLTFIDHSIPGTLLTDLRREFNGLPRSGRWVVIENGVIDAWRNVDARLFVHTLKSMLEQARSEGREPILTGFSRQVATPALYINDAELIRRDQYDELTRITAAQMKVAFVDWGSVRFDGRDDLQDGIHPNLDYSNRLFEKLLSTLDRVTQCR
- a CDS encoding TAXI family TRAP transporter solute-binding subunit, with the protein product MAMPKTLKLILLSIRDLIASAGPVVFLVIGLLIAAYWWLDPQPPRHVTLATGPTGSAYSQFGKRYAELLKASGIEVELKATSGSSENLELLRNGGADVGFVRGGSADPVADEEAGLTSLGSLFFEPIWLFYRADSAQKIDRKTGTLTSLTQLRGLRVNVDMPGSGLPEIMDRLFRANHIEAGAMQLSNLEQAAATEALQAGLLDAIVLASAPESPQVQRLLRAGDIKLMDFGQADAYSRRFPFLSAVTLPRGVVDLARDLPASDVALLAATTSLLSREHTHSALRQLFAQAAQGVHSDAGWFNRARDFPNTRTSELPVSPEGDRAINGTPPFWQRYLPFWASNLIERMWLVLGGLLVLMLPLSRVVPPLYQFRVRRRVFRWYARLRDIEAKVDARQGERDELLKELDELDRVVNKVAVPLSYADELYALRNNIHTVQKRVQMRWPQPGDFAPRAAASTEAAKTA
- a CDS encoding carboxymuconolactone decarboxylase family protein, with translation MTNTQQQQRQDPVQGESQRYARGLAKLHEIDGEGGVKVVESLAGIAPDFGRLVIEFPFGDIYSRPGLDLRSREIATVAALTAMGNATPQLKVHIQAALNVGVTRDEVVEVMMQMAVYAGFPAALNGLFAARDVFAADDEKSARSGQEPRAATETA
- a CDS encoding MerR family transcriptional regulator; translation: MEAPLTIAEVARRTGLSADTLRYYERIGLLAAVPRAPGGQRRYASADMDLLAFLLRLRETGMSIQGMQAFVRLRSQGDASVGERREMLERHLAEVQAKVAALQQSMQALSLKIDHYRKVEKTNERPPLSGKARKGKTSDDEHTTTTTARPGSGRKPALRAWPGQAS